The Candidatus Nomurabacteria bacterium genome has a segment encoding these proteins:
- a CDS encoding ATP-dependent helicase, translating to MSKELFQEKYKLLNKEQKTAVDSIEGPVMVIAGPGTGKTEVLSLRIANILNTVDIGASGVLCLTFTRSGVISMKKRLQSYIGSEANKVKISTFHSFSKEILDKYFLVLGFTRAPEIIEDREVGFIFSDILDSKDWKHLKPRHDSAKYFSDIRSLISLLKREGYTPEMFQSEISKEIDFIKSDPENISSRGPTKGSLKKDAQGKIESLERTMEVVDFYELYEKEKEMRALVDYDDLLKYALEIVRESDDARSDIREDYQYILVDEHQDSSNIQNEFLQAVWSDTESPNIFVVGDDRQLIYGFGGASLSYFENFKTSFGKAKLITLLENYRSTGTILKLADNLLSSSLAEGSLRSNLKESHDVSLLEYTYPRDEIIAAGLYFQEKIKNGRDPRECALLLPKNHNVKTAIGTLRSMGLPVSGGGNESLFSSSKFRELKTVLSVVSDPNNHVSLSRSVLSSISSIDRMQAFEFLKKFKGKDFSVSDLTGSSKEDGLFAGQNQVALFGEKLKDYIEKSSQKNLVQLISYIGEDLLVKKSNGQGDLYQNVEILRTLIHLGEIRMQKNENETLEEFVDYLSKIESYGMDIPIATLLSSGGISVMTLHRSKGLEFEDVWIAHMDDRSVMSSKKEAFSLPLSIKEKIERKDKDTAKREIYVAITRAKKHCTLSYPRHDIRGGDLELSEVIREIEDGHFVMKSAEETEKEILKAGPDIYIKDNEILEDKNEKEELTSFVKDQYDNINVTVSMLNNFFECPWKWYFRNFLKLPEEKNESLVFGSAVHAGIEEVIKNPKSKNEDIEKVINESIRKEFFKEDKRLSKEALEVVKNWKEKSLPDLSSDRQSERSVSFSDKDFSGLNMYGKLDLTERFSDGSIFVTDFKTGKPKPASQIEKMDDENRLSDYMRQLAMYSYLIEGSEKKEVALSKLYFLEAQDGDKNMIYQKHIGQEELDLLKRDIKDYRDLLESRSWTDRKCNNTGFGRGDCEYCSLAKEIYKKSF from the coding sequence ATGTCCAAAGAACTATTCCAGGAAAAATACAAACTCCTAAACAAAGAGCAAAAAACCGCCGTCGACTCTATCGAGGGGCCGGTTATGGTTATAGCTGGGCCTGGAACAGGTAAAACAGAGGTTCTTTCGCTTAGAATAGCCAACATACTGAATACCGTAGATATTGGAGCTTCTGGGGTTCTTTGCCTTACATTTACACGATCCGGAGTTATTTCTATGAAAAAGAGGCTTCAGAGCTATATAGGATCTGAAGCAAACAAGGTAAAAATATCTACATTTCATAGTTTCTCAAAAGAGATTTTGGATAAGTATTTTCTTGTTTTAGGTTTTACTAGAGCTCCTGAAATAATAGAGGACAGAGAAGTTGGTTTTATATTTTCTGATATTTTGGATTCAAAAGACTGGAAACATCTAAAACCAAGACATGATTCTGCCAAGTATTTTTCTGACATAAGGAGTTTGATATCACTTCTAAAACGAGAGGGCTATACACCAGAGATGTTTCAGAGTGAGATTTCAAAAGAAATAGATTTTATAAAGTCTGATCCTGAAAATATATCTTCTCGAGGTCCAACAAAAGGAAGTCTCAAAAAAGATGCACAAGGCAAAATAGAGTCTCTGGAGAGAACAATGGAAGTTGTCGATTTCTATGAACTGTATGAGAAAGAAAAAGAAATGAGAGCTCTTGTTGATTATGATGACTTGCTCAAATATGCACTTGAAATAGTTAGGGAGTCAGATGATGCGAGAAGTGACATAAGAGAAGATTATCAGTATATATTGGTTGATGAGCACCAAGATTCATCAAATATTCAAAACGAGTTTTTGCAAGCCGTTTGGTCTGATACAGAGTCTCCAAATATTTTTGTTGTGGGAGACGATAGGCAGCTTATATATGGTTTTGGTGGAGCATCACTTTCTTATTTTGAGAATTTCAAAACCAGTTTTGGAAAGGCAAAACTCATAACTCTTCTCGAGAATTATCGTTCTACTGGTACCATACTAAAGCTTGCTGATAACCTACTTTCTAGTTCTCTCGCAGAGGGTTCTCTCAGGAGTAATCTCAAAGAGTCACACGATGTAAGTCTTCTCGAATATACATATCCTAGAGACGAAATAATTGCCGCGGGACTATATTTTCAAGAAAAAATAAAGAACGGTAGAGATCCGAGAGAGTGCGCTCTCCTTTTACCTAAAAACCACAACGTAAAAACTGCTATAGGAACACTAAGGTCTATGGGTCTTCCGGTTTCTGGTGGGGGAAATGAGTCACTTTTTTCTTCCTCAAAGTTTCGAGAACTAAAAACAGTTCTTTCTGTCGTTTCAGATCCAAACAATCATGTGTCTTTGTCTAGGTCTGTTCTTTCAAGTATTTCTTCTATCGATAGAATGCAAGCGTTTGAATTCCTGAAGAAGTTCAAAGGGAAAGATTTTAGCGTGTCTGACCTTACTGGTTCTTCCAAGGAAGACGGACTTTTTGCTGGTCAAAATCAAGTCGCGTTGTTTGGAGAAAAACTAAAAGACTACATAGAAAAATCATCTCAAAAAAACCTTGTTCAACTGATAAGTTATATAGGAGAAGATTTGTTAGTCAAAAAATCTAATGGTCAAGGAGATCTGTATCAAAACGTAGAGATACTGCGAACACTGATTCACCTAGGAGAGATAAGAATGCAGAAAAATGAAAACGAGACATTAGAGGAGTTTGTAGATTATCTTTCTAAAATAGAGTCTTATGGAATGGATATACCTATCGCAACACTCCTATCTAGTGGTGGTATTTCGGTTATGACACTACACAGGTCAAAAGGATTAGAGTTTGAAGATGTATGGATAGCGCACATGGACGATAGATCAGTCATGTCTAGTAAAAAAGAGGCGTTTAGTTTACCACTTTCTATAAAAGAAAAAATAGAAAGAAAAGACAAAGATACAGCCAAAAGAGAAATATATGTAGCTATAACTAGAGCCAAGAAACACTGCACGCTCTCTTATCCAAGGCACGACATAAGAGGCGGAGACTTGGAACTGTCGGAGGTTATAAGAGAGATAGAGGATGGTCACTTTGTTATGAAAAGCGCCGAAGAAACAGAAAAAGAAATCCTGAAAGCGGGTCCAGATATATATATAAAAGATAACGAAATTCTCGAAGATAAAAATGAGAAAGAAGAACTGACTTCTTTTGTCAAAGATCAATATGACAACATAAATGTCACTGTTTCTATGCTAAATAACTTTTTTGAATGTCCTTGGAAATGGTACTTTAGAAATTTCTTGAAACTTCCAGAAGAAAAAAACGAGTCACTTGTTTTTGGTTCGGCAGTACACGCGGGTATAGAAGAAGTTATAAAAAATCCTAAATCAAAAAATGAAGATATAGAAAAAGTTATAAATGAATCGATTAGAAAAGAGTTTTTCAAAGAAGATAAAAGACTTTCAAAAGAAGCACTTGAAGTCGTAAAAAACTGGAAAGAAAAATCGCTTCCTGACTTGTCTAGTGATAGACAAAGTGAAAGAAGTGTTTCTTTTTCGGATAAAGATTTTTCTGGCCTCAATATGTATGGAAAACTAGACTTAACAGAGAGGTTTTCAGACGGATCGATTTTTGTCACAGATTTCAAAACGGGTAAGCCAAAGCCAGCGTCACAAATAGAAAAAATGGATGACGAAAATAGACTATCTGACTACATGAGACAACTTGCTATGTATTCTTATCTAATAGAAGGAAGCGAAAAGAAAGAAGTGGCACTCTCTAAACTTTATTTTCTAGAGGCACAAGACGGAGACAAAAATATGATTTACCAAAAACACATAGGGCAAGAAGAGTTGGATTTACTTAAAAGAGATATCAAGGATTACCGAGATTTGTTGGAGTCTAGATCTTGGACTGACAGGAAGTGTAATAATACTGGGTTTGGAAGAGGTGATTGTGAATACTGCTCTCTCGCAAAAGAGATATACAAAAAAAGTTTCTAA
- a CDS encoding MGMT family protein, which yields MNPIKSKKPLRALTTFNGTRTFSEKVVEVALSIPKGRVTTYGRIARACGAGPMASQSITSILSKAWNNGEHRIPWHRIVYASGKVWLDDSHKKERMALYKKEGIDIDTKTGKIKNFEDILLEFK from the coding sequence ATGAATCCCATTAAAAGTAAAAAACCGTTGCGAGCCCTCACGACTTTTAACGGGACAAGAACATTTTCCGAAAAAGTCGTAGAAGTTGCGCTTTCTATACCAAAAGGCAGAGTTACAACTTATGGTAGGATTGCTCGAGCTTGCGGTGCTGGTCCTATGGCAAGTCAAAGTATAACTTCTATACTTTCAAAAGCTTGGAATAATGGCGAGCACAGAATACCTTGGCACCGTATCGTATATGCAAGCGGTAAAGTTTGGCTTGATGACTCGCACAAGAAAGAAAGAATGGCACTTTATAAAAAAGAAGGAATAGATATTGATACCAAGACCGGAAAAATAAAAAACTTTGAAGATATACTTCTTGAATTCAAATAA